In a genomic window of Mycosarcoma maydis chromosome 5, whole genome shotgun sequence:
- a CDS encoding uncharacterized protein (related to glutamic acid decarboxylase) → MAVGGMVNHSSNTAATSCLSPFQNESASVEAARILPQVLELVHTFIESGERPETYVAPWGSIPNFRKSVSLSLPEAPTDDAALVDAIKLVFDNSVNPWTGRFLDKLYAAPTPVGIAADLVLSAVNANAHVMSASPVLSLAEERCVQGLCEAFGFTQQKPDGLTMPGGSSANTLAVQTALANIFPRFRTQGLLGVMQQLAEDKKAPRPLLFTSSQCHYSLDKAAISAGLGLHSVVKVECDDTGRMDPKALEAALSAAKEQGTGTPFLINATSGTTVLGSFDPLLELAALARKHNCWLHIDASWGGPIVFSHRSIYSGLMKGSHLADSITINPHKLLNVPLQCSFLLVRDADTLSANSLDAGYLFHSKDRRENAAMKTMGCGRRGDALKFWLYWVRYGKRGFGQHVDAGLQLATELVDYIRSKSDQIELGPLAHPLFLQICFRPLRPHNHASSDVSQNANAGAQQLDAAEVKRRSAATQFVYQELKTRRMFAVDFAPLPNAIGDYIRLVVHPRTKMEDLKTLVDQVAEIGQLYWSQHE, encoded by the coding sequence ATGGCCGTTGGCGGCATGGTGAATCACAGTAGCAACACAGCGGCCACATCTTGCCTTAGTCCGTTCCAAAACGAGTCTGCGTCCgtcgaagcagctcgaatTTTGCCACAGGTGCTTGAGCTAGTTCACACCTTTATCGAATCCGGAGAGAGACCCGAAACATACGTTGCGCCATGGGGAAGCATCCCCAACTTCCGCAAGTCTGTCTCACTCTCGCTGCCCGAAGCGCCAACAGATGATGCGGCTCTTGTCGACGCGATCAAGCTCGTGTTTGACAACTCGGTCAACCCTTGGACCGGTCGATTCTTGGACAAGCTGTATGCTGCACCGACGCCTGTCGGAATTGCAGCTGACTTGGTGCTCAGCGCGGTGAATGCCAATGCACACGTCATGTCGGCATCGCCCGTGCTCAGCCTGGCCGAGGAAAGATGTGTACAAGGGCTGTGCGAGGCGTTTGGATTCACACAGCAAAAGCCCGATGGATTGACCATGCCAGGTGGATCGTCGGCCAATACGCTGGCAGTTCAAACCGCGCTCGCCAACATTTTCCCGAGATTCAGGACGCAAGGGCTGTTGGGTGTGATGCAACAGTTGGCCGAGGACAAGAAAGCGCCAAGACCGTTGCTGTTTACATCGTCACAGTGCCATTACTCGTTGGACAAGGCAGCCATTTCGGCTGGTCTAGGGTTGCATTCGGTTGTCAAGGTCGAATGCGACGATACTGGAAGGATGGATCCCAAGGCACTCGAAGCAGCCCTAAGCGCGGCTAAAGAACAAGGCACTGGTACGCCCTTCCTGATCAACGCCACCTCAGGCACTACGGTCCTGGGATCCTTTGACCCTCTTCTTGAACTCGCCGCACTTGCACGCAAGCACAACTGCTGGTTGCACATCGACGCATCCTGGGGAGGACCTATCGTCTTCTCTCACCGCTCCATCTACTCTGGTCTGATGAAAGGCAGTCACCTAGCTGACTCGATCACCATCAACCCGCACAAACTGCTCAATGTTCCACTCCAATGTTCTTTCCTCCTCGTGCGAGACGCCGACACGCTGTCCGCTAACAGCTTAGATGCCGGCTACCTCTTCCACTCGAAAGACCGTCGCGAAAACGCTGCAATGAAGACGATGGGCTGCGGACGTCGAGGTGATGCGCTCAAGTTTTGGCTGTACTGGGTGCGTTACGGCAAACGCGGATTTGGTCAACACGTCGATGCTGGTCTGCAGCTCGCCACAGAGCTGGTCGACTACATTCGTTCCAAGTCGgaccagatcgagctggGCCCACTAGCGCATCCTCTGTTTCTTCAAATCTGCTTCCGACCGCTCCGACCGCACAATCACGCCAGCAGTGACGTCAGTCAGAACGCCAACGCTGGcgcacagcagctcgatgcggcCGAGGTGAAACGCAgatcagcagcgacgcAGTTCGTCTACCAGGAGCTCAAGACGAGGAGAATGTTTGCCGTCGACTTTGCTCCGCTTCCCAATGCGATTGGTGATTACATTCGGCTGGTCGTGCATCCAAGGACCAAGATGGAGGATCTCAAGACCTTGGTCGACCAAGTTGCCGAGATTGGACAGCTGTATTGGAGCCAGCACGAGTGA